ATGATGAGCCTCACCCTTTATGGTCTGATTATAACGACTTGGGTATGTTAATGGAGGTTTGGTCATGAGTATCTTTTCTATGAAAGATATAGACCCAAATGTTCGTAAGCCAAAGTATAGTGCTGATTTCTCAAAAAACGAAGAAAAAACTATAATATCATATGACTCTGCAAATAAGCCATACAGCCTATACTCTGATGACAAATGGAAATTTATTAGTGCAAGAGACTTAAATTTTCAAGGGTTGACAGGATATTTTAAAGAAACAACAAAAAAATTGATCTATGGAGTACTTTTTACTGAAAAAAAACTCTATAGTAGTAACTTTATCCAGAAAAACATAATAGAAAGCGCTATAAATTTTCAAAAACTAATCATAAAGACTGGCGGAAGTAGCTTTACATTCATAGATGATGACAGTAATTTTAGAAAGCTAGTTATCGAGGCCAAGAAAAAAAAATTAAAACTCAAAACCTGGAAAAATTATTTAGTTTTCATATCCAAACTCCACGAAAAATCATTTATATGTCGTGACATAGGAAATGCTGAAAAATTAGCAATAGAGTTAGCTGGCCATAACCTTTCAGTACAACAATCAATGGCTATTCCAGAAAGGATAGCAGCTAAGTATTTTGATTATGCTTTAAAGGTTATTACTAGGTATCACCCTTACAGATATGCTATTAGCAGAGCATATCAAAATTTATTCATCGAATATAAAAAATCCTCATCTATTTGGAAAACACAAGCAAATTCAAAAAAATATGCTGTTAGAAATGTTGAACACAACATTCCATTCAGTGACTTTGTATTAGACTTATCAGGAAGTTGGCTTTCCTGGCTTAGAGGTGCCTGTTACTTTGTGATAGCAGGTTTCACAGGGTGTAGGGATGGAGAAATAAAGTCATTTAACTTGGCATCATATGAAGAGAAGCAATATGCAGACGTAACGATACCCATTGTATATGGTGAAGACTCTAAGCCCAATCATGCGGGTATTTCTAGACGGATATCTTGGGTAACTATACCTGCTGTCAAGCTTGCAATAGAACTGTTATGGTACAGTTTTGAGTTTGCAAGAAATGAATGGAGGGAAAAAGGAAAAAATATTACGCACCTTGATGATAGAAAGAAATTTTTACAGAAGGTTGATAAAATATTTTTAACATTACCTCATATTGCAACTACACACCCCTCAGCTGGAAGGCAAGCATTAAGCAACTCATTAGAAAATTTTGCGAAGTCAGTAGATTGCAGGTTAACGAAAGAAGATATTGAAGAGTTTAATCGACTAAACCCTACACGAAAAGGACAACTCAAGGTTGGTGATATACTAATACCACATCCTCATGGGTTCAGAAGAACATTTGCTGTATTTTTAGTCAGGAATCGCCTCGGTTCACTAATGGAACTGAAATATCAGTTTAAACACATGAATGTTGCAATGACAGCTTGGTACTCTAATCAAGCAGAAATTGCTGGTTATTTTGATATGATGACTGATAGAGACCTGATCAATATCATAGAAGAAGAAAACCATGAGTTTATGACTGATACTCTTTACTATATTTACAATGAAGCGGAAACACTCTCAGGCATAGAGGGTAAAAGAATTTTAGATGCCAGGCTGAGCAGCCCTACTACCATATACCTCAGTAGAGATGAAATATCACGTCAGGTTAAAGAAGGGCAAATGTCAATAATTGAGCACCCTGGTGGACATTGTACAAACCCAAGTTGTAATCGAATTTGTAATATGCAAACTTGCCGATTCAAAGTGGTTACCAAGGAAAAAGCTATTAATTTAGTACCTGAACGAGAGCGATTAGTAAAGAAGTTCCTTACCCTAAAAAAATGGCAGGTAAAACAACCCAATATCATGTCAAAAATATATTATGATATTAAGTCCATTGAACAATGCTTCAAAGACCATGATATTCCATTTACTCCTTTTATTGACACCATTGATGTTACAATGCTATAGGAACAATAATGAGTGGAAAAATGAACAGAAGTGAGTTAACTGAAATCAGGCTTAAAGAGGCACTACAAAGACTCTTAGATGGTAAGCCAATAAATACCCCGTGTGATGGCAGGATTAATCTAAAACGAATTAATGATGAGGCAAAACTCAGTTCAGGTGGCATATACTACTATAAAGACTTCATCACTAAAGCTCGCAGTATAATTGATAAAGATATTTCCAACAATAAACAATATCTAAATAGCAGCAATGCTGAAGAAAAAATTAGTAAACTCAGAAAACAGAGAGATAAAGAAAAACAACTAAAAGTCATATATAGGGAGCAAAGAGATAAAATGAAGCAGTTTGCCGACAGTGTAGTTGAAGAAAATGCTCGTTTATCTTTTGCTATTCATGAAGCATACACAAAAATTAATGAACTAGAACAGCAAATCCTACAAAATAAACTAGTTCCAATTCACAAGCCAGATTAGTAGTATATATGATTTTATACATAGCAGAAAAACCTAGTTTGGGTCATGCAGTTGCTGAAGTATTACCAAAACCTCACCAAAGGAAAGATGGATATATTATTGTAGGTAATGGCGATATTGTCAGCTGGTGTATTGGTCATTTATTAGAACAAGCAGAGCCCGATGCTTATGATCCCATTTACAAACAATGGAAACTAGAGCATTTACCTATTATCCCAAAAAAATGGAAATTAGTCGTTAGTAGCAAAACAAAAAAGCAATTTTTAACACTAAAAAAACTAATTAACAAAGCTGACAACTTGACTCATATTGGAGATCCGGATCGAAATGGTCAGTTAATAATAGATGAAATAATTAATTATTGTAATGTTCCTATTGAAAAGCGTAATGCAGTTAAACGCTGCTTAATTAATGATTTAAACCCAAACTCAATAAAAAAATCACTAACCAGTTTACGTAATAATCAGGAATTTATCCCATTATCTACTTCAGCTTTAGCAAGAGCTAGAGCCGACTGGTTATATGGCATTAATATGAGCCGCGTCTGTTCGATTCAAGGCAGAAAAGCCGGTTATCAAGGGGTTCTCTCTGTTGGGCGTGTTCAAACTCCCCTGTTAGGGTTAGTGGTTCGACGTGATCAAGATATCGAAAACTTCCAACCTAAACCTTATTTTGAGGTGTTCGCTTTATTAGAAACAGGCAAAGGCGAACAATTTAGAGCTAAGTGGCAACCCAGCGAAGCCTGCCAGCCTTATCAAGATGAAGAAGGCCGAGTACTCTCCAAAAAGCTGGCTGAAACAGTCGTCAATCGTATTACCGGCCAACCTGGATTAATTACCGCTGCTACCAAAAAACGCAAACAACAAGTGGCTCCCCTCCCCTATAATTTATCCTCTCTTCAAATTGATTCAGCCAGACATTATGGGTTAAATGCCCAACAGGTGCTGAGTACCTGCCAGGATTTATACGAAAAACATAAGCTGATTACCTACCCGCGCTCAGACTGCCGTTATTTACCTAAAGAACACTTAAACCAAATAAATACTGTCACCACAGCCATTAATCAGGTATGCGAGCCACTACAAAAAGCTGTCGCTGAGGCTGATTTATCCTTAAAAAGCAAAGCCTGGAATGATAAAAAGGTGGAAGCTCACCATGCCATCATTCCCACCGAACGAAAGCTCGATCCTAGTCGTTTATCTAAAAC
This genomic interval from Spartinivicinus ruber contains the following:
- a CDS encoding DNA topoisomerase III codes for the protein MILYIAEKPSLGHAVAEVLPKPHQRKDGYIIVGNGDIVSWCIGHLLEQAEPDAYDPIYKQWKLEHLPIIPKKWKLVVSSKTKKQFLTLKKLINKADNLTHIGDPDRNGQLIIDEIINYCNVPIEKRNAVKRCLINDLNPNSIKKSLTSLRNNQEFIPLSTSALARARADWLYGINMSRVCSIQGRKAGYQGVLSVGRVQTPLLGLVVRRDQDIENFQPKPYFEVFALLETGKGEQFRAKWQPSEACQPYQDEEGRVLSKKLAETVVNRITGQPGLITAATKKRKQQVAPLPYNLSSLQIDSARHYGLNAQQVLSTCQDLYEKHKLITYPRSDCRYLPKEHLNQINTVTTAINQVCEPLQKAVAEADLSLKSKAWNDKKVEAHHAIIPTERKLDPSRLSKTELQIYELIARQYLAQFYPAWQYDDRRIEVEISGGLFVATARQTVDLGWKKIFSKSNENKGDDNNPNQEEQQKLPNLKKGDVVQCLKGELAERMTQPPKPFSDATLLSAMTGIARFVKDPEIKKILRETDGLGTEATRAGIIELLFKRQFLTRQGKQIRSTETGRQLIQSLPEVATTPDMTAQWESQLTSISNKEASYKSFIEPMINSLHYLLTQVDASAFSQLKGKGQTVKKQPKRNYKKRKKA
- a CDS encoding site-specific integrase, translating into MSIFSMKDIDPNVRKPKYSADFSKNEEKTIISYDSANKPYSLYSDDKWKFISARDLNFQGLTGYFKETTKKLIYGVLFTEKKLYSSNFIQKNIIESAINFQKLIIKTGGSSFTFIDDDSNFRKLVIEAKKKKLKLKTWKNYLVFISKLHEKSFICRDIGNAEKLAIELAGHNLSVQQSMAIPERIAAKYFDYALKVITRYHPYRYAISRAYQNLFIEYKKSSSIWKTQANSKKYAVRNVEHNIPFSDFVLDLSGSWLSWLRGACYFVIAGFTGCRDGEIKSFNLASYEEKQYADVTIPIVYGEDSKPNHAGISRRISWVTIPAVKLAIELLWYSFEFARNEWREKGKNITHLDDRKKFLQKVDKIFLTLPHIATTHPSAGRQALSNSLENFAKSVDCRLTKEDIEEFNRLNPTRKGQLKVGDILIPHPHGFRRTFAVFLVRNRLGSLMELKYQFKHMNVAMTAWYSNQAEIAGYFDMMTDRDLINIIEEENHEFMTDTLYYIYNEAETLSGIEGKRILDARLSSPTTIYLSRDEISRQVKEGQMSIIEHPGGHCTNPSCNRICNMQTCRFKVVTKEKAINLVPERERLVKKFLTLKKWQVKQPNIMSKIYYDIKSIEQCFKDHDIPFTPFIDTIDVTML